Proteins co-encoded in one Helicoverpa zea isolate HzStark_Cry1AcR chromosome 18, ilHelZeax1.1, whole genome shotgun sequence genomic window:
- the LOC124638856 gene encoding mucin-19-like isoform X1 codes for MRIIYLLLLVSLFCLVSAKYLPDENASSILLRQRRSASDESNTSTEETEEDNTNENDDDSWERKQVEEQLKLQEKRDKAERKRLEKERKLQEKQEEQQRKLQEKLAKEELKRQEEEIKRQEKLAKEELKRQEQEIKRQEKLAKEERKRQEQELKRQEKLAKEERKRQEQELKLQEKLAEEERKREEEVQEQLEDIQKKAEEDTKPVIDNSVESTEENDQTDLEDIWKSYVYSKYGLSANSSELEKDAAINRYIVDELGVNVNSTKAEYRQAVLQLVQNRLLNNSALQDGFHSYLVSHVNAVYIQRLSAELETKIAELDNDTALLQNISLPWVTQAKQSIEQKRTILQTVVQFLSNVLPSWITGGQASSPSANVPNAGSSAATVSGSSSSTAAVAQGSTSTNDVSGNALGTSASTGNSVSVNDISAPSVPAASDASTSVAGSSAPAASDASASAAGSSAPAASDASASVAGSSGPAASDASVSVAGSSGPAASDASASVAGSSGPAASDASASVAGSSAPAASDASASVAGSSAPTASDASASVAGSSGPAVSDASASVAGSSGPAASDASASVAGSSAPAASDASASVAGSSGPAASDASASVAGSSAPAASDASASVAGSSAPAASDASASVAGSSAPAASDASASVAGSSGPAASDASASVAGSSAPAASDASASVAGSSAPAASDASASVAGSSGPAASDASASVAGSSALAASDASASVAGSSAPTASDASASVAGSSAPAGADASVSVAGSSAPAASDARASVAGSSAPTGADASASVAGSSAPAAADASASVAGSSAPAGADASASVAGSSAPAASDASASVADSSAPAAAVASNSVSVSSGPAAADASISGDAQSAQASTDAVNAVVVPAAADASNSVVVASEPAAADASNNVQVVVVSEPAAADASSSVVVVSEPAATDASSSVAVASEPAAADASSSVVVASEPAAADTSSSVVVASEPVAADGSNSVVVASEPAAADASSSVAVASEPAAADGSNSVVVASEPAAADASSSVVVASEPAAADASSSVDVASEPAAADTSSSVVVASEPSAADASSSVVVVSEPVATDGSNSVVVASEPAAADASSSVAVASEPAAADASSSVAVASEPAAADGSNSVVVASEPAPADASSSVVVASEPAAADASSSVVVASEPAPADASSSVVVASEPVAADGSNSVVVASAPVAADASSSVVVVSEPAPADASRSVAVASEPAASDASSSVVVASEPAPADASSSVAVASEPAAADGSNSVVVASEPASADASSSVVVASEPAPADASSSVVVASEPAPADASSSVVVASEPAAADASSSVAVASEPAAADASSSVAVASEPAAADASSSVAVASEPAATDGSNSVVVVSEPAPADASSSVAVASEPAAADASSSVVVASEPAPADASSSVVVASEPVAADGSNSVVVASEPVAADVSSSVVVASEPAAADASSSVAVASEPATADASSSVAVTSEPAATDGSNSVVVVSEPAPADASSSVAVASEPAAADASSSVVVASEPAPADASSSVVVASEPVAADGSNSVVVASEPVAADASSSVVVASEPAAADASSSVIVVSEPAPADASSSVAVASEPTAADASNSIVVASEPAPADASSSVVVASEPAAADASSSVVVASEPAPADASSSVVVASEPAAADASSSVAVASEPAAADASSSVAVASEPAAADGSNSVVVASEPAPADASSSVVVASEPAAADASSSVVVASEPAAADASSSVAVASEPAAAADASSSVVVASEPAAADASSSVAVASEPAAADTSSSVAVASEPAAADGSNSVVVASEPAPADASSSVVVASEPVAADGSNSVVVASEPVAADASSSVVVASEPAAADASSSVVVASEPAAADAAPLDASASLDVPLEPVSTDAAATDASSAGVSVDASSVTVPIDANASVAAPSDVVGPVDASAVVVSTDAVPAVETVTDADPTNVAGAPVTEAAVNVNSEPAVDAVNTVTPQVAQENTNTPIVPKSLNGEELYPVPFEAGASLLEVTTQ; via the exons ATGAGGatcatttatttacttctcCTT GTGTCCTTGTTTTGTCTGGTGAGCGCGAAATATTTGCCAGATGAAAATGCTTCAAGCATTTTGCTAAGGCAGCGAAGATCTGCATCAGATGAATCAAATACTTCGACAGAAGAAACTGAAGAAGACAACACCAATGAGAACGATGACGATTCATGGGAGCGCAAACAAGTCGAAGAGCAGTTAAAACTTCAAGAGAAAAGAGATAAAGCAGAACGAAAACGATTAGAAAAAGAACGGAAATTGCAAGAAAAACAAGAAGAGCAGCAACGTAAACTTCAGGAAAAATTGGCAAAAGAAGAACTTAAGCGACAGGAAGAAGAAATTAAAAGGCAAGAAAAATTGGCAAAGGAAGAGCTTAAACGCCAAGAACAGGAAATAAAGAGACAAGAAAAATTGGCAAAAGAAGAGCGTAAGCGTCAGGAGCAAGAATTAAAAAGACAAGAAAAACTAGCCAAAGAGGAGCGTAAACGACAGGAACAAGAGCTAAAGTTACAAGAAAAACTTGCAGAAGAAGAACGCAAACGTGAAGAAGAAGTCCAAGAACAGCTAGAAGATATTCAAAAGAAAGCTGAGGAAGACACAAAACCAGTGATTGACAACTCTGTGGAGTCGACAGAAGAAAATGACCAAACGGATTTGGAAGATATTTGGAAAAGTTATGTGTATTCCAAGTACGGTTTATCTGCTAACAGCAGCGAATTGGAAAAAGATGCTGCAATCAACAGATATATCGTAGATGAACTTGGTGTTAATGTTAATAGTACTAAAGCCGAATACCGCCAAGCCGTTTTACAACTGGTACAAAATAGATTATTAAATAACTCGGCTTTACAAGACGGTTTCCATAGCTACCTGGTCAGTCATGTAAATGCTGTATATATCCAGCGGCTAAGTGCAGAATTAGAAACTAAGATAGCTGAATTAGATAATGATACAGCACTCCTGCAAAATATAAGTTTACCTTGGGTAACTCAGGCGAAGCAATCTATAGAACAAAAGAGAACAATTCTCCAAACTGTTGTTCAATTTTTATCTAATGTTTTACCTAGTTGGATAACTGGAGGACAAGCCTCTTCACCTAGTGCTAATGTTCCAAATGCAGGCTCATCTGCTGCTACCGTTTCTGGTTCATCTTCTTCTACCGCTGCTGTTGCCCAAGGATCTACTTCCACTAATGATGTATCCGGGAATGCTTTAGGTACAAGTGCTTCTACAGGTAACAGTGTTTCGGTAAATGATATTTCTGCTCCCTCCGTACCCGCTGCCTCTGACGCTAGCACCTCAGTAGCTGGCTCATCTGCACCCGCTGCCTCTGATGCCAGTGCCTCAGCAGCTGGCTCATCTGCCCCCGCTGCCTCTGACGCTAGCGCCTCAGTAGCTGGCTCATCTGGACCCGCTGCCTCTGACGCTAGCGTCTCAGTAGCTGGCTCATCTGGACCCGCTGCCTCTGACGCTAGCGCCTCAGTAGCTGGCTCATCTGGACCCGCTGCCTCTGACGCTAGCGCCTCAGTAGCTGGCTCATCCGCCCCCGCTGCCTCTGACGCTAGCGCCTCAGTAGCTGGCTCATCTGCCCCCACTGCTTCTGACGCTAGCGCCTCAGTAGCTGGCTCATCTGGACCCGCTGTCTCTGATGCCAGTGCCTCAGTAGCTGGCTCATCTGGACCCGCTGCCTCTGATGCCAGTGCCTCAGTAGCTGGCTCATCTGCCCCCGCTGCTTCTGACGCTAGCGCCTCAGTAGCTGGCTCATCTGGACCCGCTGCCTCTGATGCCAGTGCCTCAGTAGCTGGCTCATCTGCCCCCGCTGCCTCTGACGCTAGCGCCTCAGTAGCTGGCTCATCTGCCCCCGCTGCCTCTGACGCTAGCGCCTCAGTAGCTGGCTCATCTGCCCCCGCTGCCTCTGACGCTAGCGCCTCAGTAGCTGGCTCATCTGGACCTGCTGCCTCTGACGCTAGCGCCTCAGTAGCTGGCTCATCTGCCCCCGCTGCCTCTGACGCTAGCGCCTCAGTAGCTGGCTCATCTGCCCCCGCTGCCTCTGATGCTAGTGCCTCAGTAGCTGGCTCATCTGGCCCCGCTGCCTCTGACGCTAGCGCCTCAGTAGCTGGCTCATCTGCCCTCGCTGCCTCTGATGCTAGTGCCTCAGTAGCTGGCTCATCTGCCCCCACTGCCTCTGATGCTAGTGCCTCAGTAGCTGGCTCATCTGCCCCCGCTGGCGCTGACGCTAGCGTCTCAGTAGCTGGCTCATCTGCCCCCGCTGCCTCTGATGCTAGAGCCTCAGTAGCTGGCTCATCTGCCCCCACTGGCGCTGACGCTAGCGCCTCAGTAGCTGGCTCATCTGCCCCCGCTGCCGCTGACGCTAGCGCCTCAGTAGCTGGCTCATCTGCCCCCGCTGGCGCTGACGCTAGCGCCTCAGTAGCTGGTTCATCTGCCCCCGCTGCCTCTGACGCTAGCGCCTCAGTAGCTGACTCATCTGCACCTGCAGCTGCTGTTGCAAGCAACTCTGTATCTGTTTCATCTGGACCCGCCGCCGCAGATGCTAGCATCTCAGGAGATGCTCAGTCAGCCCAAGCCTCCACTGATGCTGTCAACGCAGTAGTTGTTCCAGCCGCTGCTGACGCATCCAACTCAGTAGTTGTTGCATCTGAACCTGCCGCCGCTGACGCGTCCAACAACGTCCAAGTAGTTGTTGTTTCTGAGCCCGCCGCTGCTGATGCTTCGAGCTCAGTAGTTGTTGTTTCTGAGCCCGCCGCTACTGATGCTTCGAGCTCAGTAGCTGTCGCATCTGAACCCGCCGCTGCTGATGCATCAAGCTCAGTAGTTGTTGCATCTGAACCCGCCGCTGCTGACACATCGAGCTCAGTAGTTGTTGCATCTGAACCCGTTGCCGCAGATGGTTCAAACTCAGTAGTTGTTGCATCTGAACCCGCCGCTGCTGACGCATCGAGCTCAGTAGCTGTCGCTTCTGAACCCGCCGCCGCTGATGGTTCAAACTCAGTAGTTGTTGCATCTGAACCCGCCGCTGCTGACGCATCGAGCTCAGTAGTGGTTGCATCTGAACCCGCCGCTGCTGACGCATCGAGCTCAGTAGATGTTGCATCTGAACCCGCCGCTGCTGACACATCGAGCTCAGTAGTTGTTGCATCTGAACCCTCCGCTGCTGATGCATCTAGCTCAGTAGTTGTCGTTTCTGAACCCGTTGCCACAGATGGTTCAAACTCAGTAGTTGTTGCATCTGAACCCGCAGCTGCTGACGCATCGAGCTCAGTAGCTGTCGCTTCTGAACCCGCCGCTGCTGACGCATCGAGCTCAGTAGCTGTCGCTTCTGAACCCGCCGCCGCTGACGGTTCAAACTCGGTAGTTGTTGCATCTGAACCCGCCCCTGCTGATGCATCTAGCTCAGTAGTTGTCGCATCTGAACCCGCCGCTGCTGATGCATCTAGCTCAGTAGTTGTTGCATCTGAACCCGCCCCTGCTGATGCATCTAGCTCAGTAGTTGTCGCTTCTGAACCCGTTGCGGCAGATGGTTCAAACTCAGTAGTTGTTGCATCTGCACCCGTTGCCGCTGATGCATCAAGCTCAGTAGTTGTTGTATCTGAACCCGCCCCTGCTGATGCATCGAGATCAGTAGCTGTCGCTTCTGAACCCGCCGCCTCTGACGCATCGAGCTCAGTAGTTGTTGCATCTGAACCCGCCCCTGCTGATGCATCGAGCTCAGTTGCTGTCGCTTCTGAACCCGCTGCCGCTGACGGTTCAAACTCAGTAGTTGTTGCATCTGAACCCGCCTCTGCTGATGCATCAAGCTCAGTAGTTGTTGCATCTGAACCCGCCCCTGCTGATGCGTCAAGCTCAGTAGTTGTTGCATCTGAACCTGCCCCTGCTGATGCGTCAAGCTCAGTAGTTGTTGCATCTGAACCCGCCGCTGCTGACGCATCGAGCTCAGTAGCTGTCGCTTCTGAACCCGCCGCTGCTGACGCATCGAGCTCAGTAGCTGTCGCTTCTGAACCCGCCGCTGCTGACGCATCGAGCTCAGTAGCTGTCGCTTCTGAACCCGCCGCCACTGACGGTTCAAACTCAGTAGTTGTTGTATCTGAACCCGCCCCTGCTGATGCATCGAGCTCAGTAGCTGTCGCTTCTGAACCCGCCGCCGCTGACGCATCGAGCTCAGTAGTTGTTGCATCTGAACCCGCCCCTGCTGATGCATCTAGCTCAGTAGTTGTCGCTTCTGAACCCGTTGCCGCAGATGGTTCAAACTCAGTAGTTGTTGCATCTGAACCCGTTGCCGCTGATGTATCAAGCTCAGTAGTTGTTGCATCTGAACCCGCCGCTGCTGACGCATCGAGCTCAGTAGCTGTCGCTTCTGAACCCGCCACTGCTGACGCATCGAGCTCAGTAGCTGTCACTTCTGAACCCGCCGCCACTGACGGTTCAAACTCAGTAGTTGTTGTATCTGAACCCGCCCCTGCTGATGCATCGAGCTCAGTAGCTGTCGCTTCTGAACCCGCCGCCGCTGACGCATCGAGCTCAGTAGTTGTTGCATCTGAACCCGCCCCTGCTGATGCATCTAGCTCAGTAGTTGTCGCTTCTGAACCCGTTGCCGCAGATGGTTCAAACTCAGTAGTTGTTGCATCTGAACCCGTTGCCGCTGATGCATCAAGCTCAGTAGTTGTTGCATCTGAACCCGCCGCTGCTGATGCATCGAGCTCAGTAATTGTTGTATCTGAACCCGCCCCTGCTGATGCATCGAGCTCAGTAGCTGTCGCTTCTGAACCCACCGCCGCTGACGCATCAAACTCGATTGTTGTTGCATCTGAACCCGCCCCTGCTGATGCGTCAAGCTCAGTAGTTGTTGCATCTGAACCCGCCGCTGCTGATGCGTCAAGCTCAGTAGTTGTTGCATCTGAACCCGCCCCTGCTGATGCGTCAAGCTCAGTAGTTGTTGCATCTGAACCCGCCGCTGCTGACGCATCGAGCTCAGTAGCTGTCGCTTCTGAACCCGCCGCTGCTGACGCATCGAGCTCAGTAGCTGTCGCTTCTGAACCCGCCGCTGCTGACGGTTCAAACTCAGTAGTTGTTGCATCTGAACCCGCCCCTGCTGATGCATCTAGCTCAGTAGTTGTCGCTTCTGAACCCGCCGCTGCTGATGCATCTAGCTCAGTAGTTGTTGCATCTGAACCCGCCGCTGCTGATGCATCGAGCTCAGTAGCTGTCGCATCTGaacccgccgccgccgctgatGCATCCAGCTCAGTAGTTGTTGCATCTGAGCCCGCCGCTGCTGACGCATCGAGCTCAGTAGCTGTCGCTTCTGAACCCGCCGCTGCTGACACATCGAGCTCAGTAGCTGTCGCTTCTGAACCCGCCGCCGCTGACGGTTCAAACTCAGTAGTTGTTGCATCTGAACCCGCCCCTGCTGATGCATCTAGCTCAGTAGTTGTCGCTTCTGAACCCGTTGCTGCAGATGGTTCAAACTCAGTAGTTGTTGCATCTGAACCCGTTGCCGCTGATGCATCAAGCTCAGTAGTTGTTGCATCTGAACCCGCCGCTGCTGATGCATCGAGCTCAGTAGTTGTCGCTTCTGAGCCCGCCGCTGCTGACGCAGCACCCCTTGATGCAAGCGCTTCCTTAGATGTTCCTCTTGAACCCGTTTCTACTGATGCCGCAGCAACTGACGCCTCGTCCGCTGGTGTATCAGTAGACGCTTCATCTGTCACAGTACCCATTGACGCTAATGCTTCGGTAGCCGCTCCTTCTGATGTCGTTGGCCCAGTTGACGCATCTGCTGTTGTAGTTTCGACTGATGCAGTCCCTGCTGTAGAAACCGTGACTGATGCAGATCCCACTAACGTTGCTGGGGCACCTGTCACTGAGGCAGCAGTAAATGTTAACTCTGAACCAGCTGTTGATGCCGTAAACACAGTAACTCCTCAAGTTGCACAGGAGAATACCAACACGCCTATTGTACCTAAATCATTAAATGGGGAGGAGTTATATCCAGTCCCCTTTGAAGCCGGTGCGTCTTTATTGGAAGTAACAACACAGTAA